From the Acinetobacter sp. 10FS3-1 genome, one window contains:
- a CDS encoding helix-turn-helix domain-containing protein, producing the protein MNAMIKQAVDHWHYVAPLLSKPENEDDFHTLVEALDELLDTVGDDESNPLMGLIHQLGDLVSDYENEHLPMPKGDGRAALAFLMEQHGLGQSDLAEVATQSVISEILSGKRQLNIRHIKALSERFNVSADTFF; encoded by the coding sequence ATGAACGCGATGATTAAACAGGCCGTAGACCACTGGCACTACGTTGCACCATTGCTCAGCAAGCCAGAAAATGAAGACGACTTTCATACACTTGTTGAAGCTTTAGATGAACTTTTAGATACCGTTGGTGATGACGAATCTAATCCTTTAATGGGGCTTATTCATCAGCTTGGTGATTTGGTTTCTGATTATGAAAATGAGCATCTTCCTATGCCTAAAGGGGATGGTCGTGCTGCTTTGGCTTTTTTGATGGAGCAACATGGTTTAGGTCAGTCTGACTTAGCAGAAGTTGCAACCCAATCTGTGATTTCTGAGATTTTAAGTGGTAAACGCCAACTGAATATTCGTCATATTAAGGCATTGTCTGAGCGGTTTAATGTATCGGCAGATACGTTTTTCTAA
- a CDS encoding IS3 family transposase (programmed frameshift), with the protein MTRRPRRNHSNDFKAKVALAAIKAEKTLAELSAEFDVHQNQIIDWKNQLISASSQAFDQSKAPTEPPIDLKKLHAKIGEQALEIGFFRRCVEETGSLQPQKLIDDSLQISVSKQAKLLKVSRGCYYYRPKPVSESDLKLMRCMDELHMQYPFAGSRMMRDLLNRQGHHIGRRHTRTLMKKMGINALYRKPNLSQANQAHRKYPYLLKGLAIQRSNQVWSTDITYIPMAKGFVYLCAVIDWHSRKVLAHRVSISMEVTFCIETLNEAIEKYGRPEVFNTDQGSQFTSDAFIDVLKSNGIQISMDGKGRWVDNVMVERLWRSVKYEEVYLKAYSNVLDAKKQLNAYFEFYNLKRPHSSLDKMTPDEFYYDQLPQQNKVA; encoded by the exons ATGACACGTAGACCAAGAAGAAATCATTCAAATGACTTTAAAGCTAAGGTAGCACTTGCTGCGATTAAAGCAGAAAAAACACTTGCTGAATTGAGTGCTGAATTTGATGTTCATCAAAACCAAATTATTGACTGGAAAAATCAACTGATTTCAGCTTCCTCGCAAGCTTTCGATCAATCAAAAGCTCCAACAGAACCACCCATCGATCTAAAAAAACTACATGCAAAAATCGGTGAGCAGGCATTAGAAATTG GATTTTTTAGAAGGTGTGTTGAAGAAACTGGGTCGCTTCAACCACAAAAGTTAATCGATGACTCACTTCAGATTTCAGTATCTAAGCAAGCTAAGCTGCTGAAAGTCTCCCGTGGTTGTTATTACTATCGCCCAAAACCTGTGAGTGAATCAGATCTGAAGCTGATGCGCTGTATGGATGAGTTACATATGCAATACCCTTTTGCAGGTAGCCGTATGATGCGTGATTTATTGAATCGTCAAGGACATCATATAGGACGACGTCATACACGTACTTTAATGAAGAAAATGGGCATTAATGCGTTATATCGTAAACCAAATCTAAGTCAGGCCAATCAAGCTCACCGTAAATATCCATATCTGCTCAAAGGATTGGCTATTCAGCGCAGTAATCAAGTGTGGTCTACGGATATAACGTATATCCCTATGGCAAAAGGCTTTGTTTATTTATGTGCTGTGATTGATTGGCATAGCCGCAAGGTACTTGCGCATAGAGTATCGATTAGTATGGAGGTTACATTTTGCATAGAAACATTAAATGAAGCTATTGAAAAATATGGCCGACCTGAAGTCTTTAATACAGACCAAGGCAGTCAGTTTACCAGTGATGCATTTATTGATGTATTGAAATCAAATGGCATTCAAATCAGTATGGATGGTAAAGGTCGATGGGTTGATAATGTGATGGTTGAACGATTATGGCGGAGCGTTAAATATGAAGAGGTGTATCTCAAAGCCTACAGCAATGTTTTGGATGCGAAGAAGCAATTAAACGCATATTTTGAATTTTATAATTTGAAACGACCTCATTCGAGTCTGGACAAAATGACTCCAGATGAGTTTTACTATGACCAGCTACCACAACAAAATAAGGTAGCTTAA
- a CDS encoding IS6-like element IS26 family transposase, which translates to MNPFKGRHFQRDIILWAVRWYCKYGISYRELQEMLAERGVNVDHSTIYRWVQRYAPEMEKRLRWYWRNPSDLCPWHMDETYVKVNGRWAYLYRAVDSRGRTVDFYFSSRRNSKAAYRFLGKILNNVKKWQIPRFINTDKAPAYGRALALLKREGRCPSDVEHRQIKYRNNVIECDHGKLKRIIGATLGFKSMKTAYATIKGIEVMRALRKGQASAFYYGDPLGEMRLVSRVFET; encoded by the coding sequence ATGAACCCATTCAAAGGCCGGCATTTTCAGCGTGACATCATTCTGTGGGCCGTACGCTGGTACTGCAAATACGGCATCAGTTACCGTGAGCTGCAGGAGATGCTGGCTGAACGCGGAGTGAATGTCGATCACTCCACGATTTACCGCTGGGTTCAGCGTTATGCGCCTGAAATGGAAAAACGGCTGCGCTGGTACTGGCGTAACCCTTCCGATCTTTGCCCGTGGCACATGGATGAAACCTACGTGAAGGTCAATGGCCGCTGGGCGTATCTGTACCGGGCCGTCGACAGCCGGGGCCGCACTGTCGATTTTTATTTCTCCTCCCGTCGTAACAGCAAAGCTGCATACCGGTTTCTGGGTAAAATCCTCAACAACGTGAAGAAGTGGCAGATCCCGCGATTCATCAACACGGATAAAGCGCCCGCCTATGGTCGCGCGCTTGCTCTGCTCAAACGCGAAGGCCGGTGCCCGTCTGACGTTGAACACCGACAGATTAAGTACCGGAACAACGTGATTGAATGCGATCATGGCAAACTGAAACGGATAATCGGCGCCACGCTGGGATTTAAATCCATGAAGACGGCTTACGCCACCATCAAAGGTATTGAGGTGATGCGTGCACTACGCAAAGGCCAGGCCTCAGCATTTTATTATGGTGATCCCCTGGGCGAAATGCGCCTGGTAAGCAGAGTTTTTGAAACGTAA
- a CDS encoding cation transporter: MSKNCGGPCGDHARPAADTDMQASSDASGEWVSVYAVPKMDCPSEERMIRLALNGVEGIRVLSFDLSNRQLKVVHDGEVEPVTSKLKTLGLGASLQETVAANPETIKAAEFSAASAKQESGTLRWLLGINALLFVVEMTAGLIARSTGLIGESLDNFADAAVYGLALYAVGHSVKMQVRAAHLAGVLQLILAVGVLIEVVRRFVFGSEPESLVMMAIAFVALIANTSCLLLISKHREGGAHMKASWIFSANDVVINLGVITAGALVAWTGSNYPDLIIGTIAGVIVLNGARRILALKD; this comes from the coding sequence ATGAGTAAAAACTGCGGAGGCCCCTGTGGCGACCATGCAAGGCCTGCGGCGGATACCGATATGCAGGCCTCCTCCGATGCGTCGGGGGAATGGGTCAGTGTTTATGCCGTGCCGAAGATGGACTGTCCATCAGAAGAGCGCATGATTCGCCTGGCCCTGAACGGCGTTGAGGGGATTCGGGTACTGTCCTTCGACTTGTCGAACCGCCAGTTGAAGGTCGTGCATGACGGTGAGGTCGAGCCCGTCACCTCGAAACTGAAGACCTTGGGGCTAGGCGCCTCGCTTCAGGAAACCGTCGCTGCAAATCCGGAGACCATCAAGGCCGCCGAGTTTTCGGCAGCTTCTGCTAAGCAAGAATCCGGGACCCTGCGCTGGTTGCTCGGCATCAATGCACTTCTGTTCGTGGTGGAAATGACTGCCGGTCTGATCGCCCGGTCCACCGGCCTGATTGGAGAATCCCTGGACAATTTTGCCGATGCGGCGGTGTACGGGCTTGCCCTTTATGCGGTTGGACATAGCGTGAAAATGCAGGTACGTGCCGCGCATCTTGCTGGTGTACTGCAACTGATCTTGGCTGTGGGCGTACTCATAGAGGTGGTGAGACGCTTTGTATTCGGTAGTGAGCCTGAATCGCTGGTGATGATGGCTATCGCATTCGTCGCATTGATTGCCAATACCAGTTGTCTGCTGCTCATATCCAAACATCGGGAGGGCGGGGCGCACATGAAGGCAAGCTGGATATTCTCGGCCAACGACGTGGTGATCAACCTGGGGGTCATCACCGCCGGCGCTCTGGTCGCGTGGACCGGGTCCAATTATCCGGATCTGATTATCGGCACCATCGCGGGGGTAATTGTACTTAACGGTGCTAGACGCATTCTGGCGCTCAAGGATTAA
- the aph(3'')-Ib gene encoding aminoglycoside O-phosphotransferase APH(3'')-Ib → MNRTNIFFGESHSDWLPVRGGESGDFVFRRGDGHAFAKIAPASRRGELAGERDRLIWLKGRGVACPEVINWQEEQEGACLVITAIPGVPAADLSGADLLKAWPSMGQQLGAVHSLSVDQCPFERRLSRMFGRAVDVVSRNAVNPDFLPDEDKSTPQLDLLARVERELPVRLDQERTDMVVCHGDPCMPNFMVDPKTLQCTGLIDLGRLGTADRYADLALMIANAEENWAAPDEAERAFAVLFNVLGIEAPDRERLAFYLRLDPLTWG, encoded by the coding sequence TTGAATCGAACTAATATTTTTTTTGGTGAATCGCATTCTGACTGGTTGCCTGTCAGAGGCGGAGAATCTGGTGATTTTGTTTTTCGACGTGGTGACGGGCATGCCTTCGCGAAAATCGCACCTGCTTCCCGCCGCGGTGAGCTCGCTGGAGAGCGTGACCGCCTCATTTGGCTCAAAGGTCGAGGTGTGGCTTGCCCCGAGGTGATCAACTGGCAGGAGGAACAGGAGGGTGCATGCTTGGTGATAACGGCAATTCCGGGAGTACCGGCGGCTGATCTGTCTGGAGCGGATTTGCTCAAAGCGTGGCCGTCAATGGGGCAGCAACTTGGCGCTGTTCACAGCCTATCGGTTGATCAATGTCCGTTTGAGCGCAGGCTGTCGCGAATGTTCGGACGCGCCGTTGATGTGGTGTCCCGCAATGCCGTCAATCCCGACTTCTTACCGGACGAGGACAAGAGTACGCCGCAGCTCGATCTTTTGGCTCGTGTCGAACGAGAGCTACCGGTGCGGCTCGACCAAGAGCGCACCGATATGGTTGTTTGCCATGGTGATCCCTGCATGCCGAACTTCATGGTGGACCCTAAAACTCTTCAATGCACGGGTCTGATCGACCTTGGGCGGCTCGGAACAGCAGATCGCTATGCCGATTTGGCACTCATGATTGCTAACGCCGAAGAGAACTGGGCAGCGCCAGATGAAGCAGAGCGCGCCTTCGCTGTCCTATTCAATGTATTGGGGATCGAAGCCCCCGACCGCGAACGCCTTGCCTTCTATCTGCGATTGGACCCTCTGACTTGGGGTTGA
- a CDS encoding recombinase family protein translates to MLIGYARVSKADGSQSLDLQHDALRAAGVERDNIYDDLASGGRDDRPGLTACLKSLRDGDVLVVWKLDRLGRSLAHLVNTVKELSDRKIGLRVLTGKGAQIDTTTASGRMVFGIFATLAEFERDLIRERTMAGLASARARGRKGGRKFALTKAQVRLAQAAMAQRDTSVSDLCKELGIERVTLYRYVGPKGELRDHGKHVLGLT, encoded by the coding sequence ATGCTGATCGGATATGCCCGCGTCTCCAAAGCCGATGGCTCGCAGTCTCTCGACCTGCAGCACGACGCCTTGCGCGCCGCAGGTGTCGAACGGGACAATATCTATGATGATCTTGCTTCCGGCGGTCGTGATGATCGCCCTGGCTTGACTGCCTGCCTCAAGTCATTGCGTGACGGCGATGTGCTGGTGGTCTGGAAGCTCGATCGCCTCGGACGATCGCTTGCCCATCTGGTCAACACGGTGAAGGAGCTGTCAGACCGCAAGATCGGCCTGCGGGTTCTGACTGGAAAGGGCGCTCAGATCGACACCACGACTGCGTCCGGTCGCATGGTGTTCGGAATCTTCGCCACCTTGGCCGAGTTCGAGCGGGATCTGATCCGAGAGCGCACCATGGCGGGTCTCGCCTCCGCGAGAGCGCGCGGTCGCAAGGGCGGACGAAAATTCGCGCTCACCAAAGCTCAGGTGCGTCTCGCGCAAGCCGCCATGGCCCAGCGCGATACTTCAGTTTCCGATCTCTGCAAGGAACTCGGCATCGAGCGCGTCACTCTCTACCGATATGTCGGTCCCAAAGGCGAGCTCAGAGACCATGGAAAGCATGTTCTCGGACTTACGTAG
- a CDS encoding DNA-binding protein, whose protein sequence is MAITKSDVAKAIESLAAQGSNPTNDNILAVLGSGSKTTINKYRKEILEEQLAAAVTTAKTLKDAELVTVSQVIATLLQERIDAVQGGYAETVQQLEKQLADTTEKLEQVQIKLDEQVKQTDDTTDKLKVALASTDKAKEDYNALQAKYEQLLEKSGSIKYVESQLTNANARIAELEKQITM, encoded by the coding sequence ATGGCAATCACTAAATCAGATGTGGCAAAAGCCATCGAATCCCTTGCAGCACAAGGCTCAAACCCAACTAACGATAATATCCTTGCGGTTCTTGGTAGCGGCTCAAAGACCACTATCAACAAATACCGCAAAGAGATCCTTGAAGAGCAACTGGCGGCAGCCGTTACTACGGCAAAAACTCTGAAAGATGCGGAACTTGTTACCGTGTCACAAGTCATTGCAACCCTATTGCAAGAACGGATTGATGCAGTACAAGGCGGATATGCGGAAACAGTGCAACAACTGGAAAAGCAGCTTGCAGATACCACAGAAAAACTGGAACAGGTGCAAATCAAACTTGATGAACAGGTCAAACAAACTGATGACACCACCGACAAGCTGAAAGTCGCTCTTGCTAGTACAGATAAGGCAAAAGAAGACTACAACGCCTTGCAAGCCAAATATGAACAGCTACTCGAAAAATCAGGCTCGATCAAATATGTGGAATCACAACTCACTAATGCAAATGCACGGATAGCTGAATTAGAAAAACAGATTACAATGTAA
- the lspA gene encoding signal peptidase II, translating into MSIFGKHLSPYAMLSISGLLAASDQAVKWLVQQSMAYGESISVTSFFNWVHVWNTGAAFSLFANGGGWQRYFFIGIAVVVSIFLIKLILENRHKGEAIAYSLILGGAMGNLIDRVFRGYVVDSFDFYWRDWHWPAFNLADIAIVLGALLLVSSSLLGKKANTNAESDGSD; encoded by the coding sequence ATGTCCATTTTTGGCAAACATCTGTCACCGTACGCTATGTTGTCCATATCGGGCCTGCTGGCAGCGTCTGATCAGGCCGTAAAATGGCTGGTGCAACAATCAATGGCATATGGCGAGTCTATTTCAGTGACCTCATTCTTTAACTGGGTACACGTATGGAATACCGGTGCCGCATTCAGTCTTTTTGCGAATGGTGGAGGCTGGCAGCGCTACTTTTTTATCGGAATCGCGGTAGTGGTCTCGATTTTTCTGATCAAGCTGATCCTTGAAAATCGTCATAAAGGAGAAGCCATCGCTTACAGTCTTATCCTCGGTGGCGCCATGGGCAACCTGATTGACCGGGTCTTTCGCGGCTATGTTGTGGATTCCTTTGATTTCTATTGGCGAGACTGGCATTGGCCGGCCTTCAACCTGGCTGATATTGCAATTGTCCTCGGTGCCTTACTTTTAGTTTCCAGCAGCTTGTTGGGTAAAAAAGCAAACACCAATGCTGAGTCGGATGGATCTGACTGA
- a CDS encoding helix-turn-helix domain-containing protein yields MITCKLSSLMGDRKILKLSEVVHATGINRNTLTSMYYDRAVRIELPVADKLCKYFNCTMNDLFEFKEEVEEKD; encoded by the coding sequence ATGATTACTTGTAAGTTATCTAGCCTCATGGGCGATAGAAAAATTTTAAAATTAAGTGAAGTGGTGCATGCAACAGGTATCAATCGCAACACGCTCACAAGTATGTATTATGACCGTGCTGTACGTATTGAATTACCAGTCGCCGATAAGTTGTGTAAGTACTTTAACTGTACGATGAATGATTTGTTTGAGTTTAAGGAAGAAGTTGAAGAAAAAGATTAA
- a CDS encoding tyrosine-type recombinase/integrase, with the protein MSLTEIKVRQAHCKEKTCFLSDEDGLSLKIEPTGRKSWCYRYTDPQTKKRRRIQLGLYPDLSLKKARQVKDDFKDNNYCFEHDTVSNVITFRKVGEEWLQFKLKNAFNDSPRCGVLQLAERCLQQDIYPDLQDLPFQNIKRYDLVSVIKKIEGRQVKEPVKKACSYLNQIYDYAVAMGYCEFNIAHGLNKIAINSKIKKNYPYLKAEDISDFKKNLLKLDAHPIIKKALLFKLHTGVRGAELLLAEPHHFDLNEKIWKIPALHIKQFRRKVILGHEIPDFLVPLSDQALDILKDVMQWSYGEKYIFASPRKHNQPIHFNTLNMAIRKMGYGKHQLSSHGLRSTFSTILNDSGLFQDNWIEAQLSHIDKNRTRASYNHADYLAQRTEMMQWWGDYLSTAK; encoded by the coding sequence ATGAGTCTTACTGAAATTAAAGTTCGCCAAGCTCATTGCAAGGAAAAAACTTGTTTTTTATCCGATGAAGATGGACTTAGCCTGAAGATTGAGCCGACTGGAAGAAAATCTTGGTGCTATCGCTATACAGATCCACAAACAAAAAAACGTCGCCGCATTCAGTTGGGGCTTTATCCTGATTTATCGCTGAAAAAGGCACGACAAGTCAAAGATGACTTTAAAGACAATAATTATTGTTTTGAGCATGATACTGTCTCTAATGTCATCACCTTTCGTAAGGTAGGGGAGGAGTGGCTGCAGTTCAAACTGAAAAATGCATTTAATGATTCACCCCGCTGCGGTGTACTACAGTTAGCAGAAAGATGTTTACAGCAAGATATTTATCCAGACCTTCAGGATTTACCTTTTCAAAACATCAAGCGTTATGACCTGGTTTCAGTAATCAAAAAAATAGAGGGACGCCAAGTAAAAGAACCTGTCAAGAAAGCTTGTAGTTATTTGAACCAAATTTATGACTACGCTGTAGCGATGGGTTATTGTGAATTCAACATCGCGCATGGTTTAAATAAAATCGCCATTAACAGTAAAATCAAGAAGAATTATCCGTATTTGAAAGCGGAGGATATATCAGATTTTAAGAAAAATTTATTAAAATTGGATGCCCATCCGATTATTAAAAAAGCACTGCTGTTCAAATTACATACTGGCGTGCGAGGGGCTGAATTGTTATTGGCTGAGCCTCATCATTTTGATTTAAATGAAAAAATCTGGAAAATACCTGCCTTGCATATTAAACAGTTTCGACGAAAAGTCATATTAGGCCATGAGATTCCCGACTTCTTAGTTCCACTTTCAGATCAGGCTTTAGATATTTTAAAAGACGTCATGCAATGGTCATACGGTGAAAAGTACATTTTTGCTAGCCCACGGAAACATAATCAACCGATTCATTTTAATACATTAAATATGGCTATACGTAAGATGGGCTATGGAAAACATCAATTATCCTCTCATGGACTACGTTCCACTTTTAGTACCATTTTGAATGACTCAGGTTTGTTCCAGGATAACTGGATTGAGGCACAACTTTCACATATTGATAAGAACCGTACCCGTGCCAGCTATAATCACGCTGACTATTTAGCCCAGCGGACTGAAATGATGCAGTGGTGGGGTGATTATTTAAGTACTGCTAAGTGA
- a CDS encoding type II toxin-antitoxin system HigB family toxin, which yields MHVITHARIIEAMHKWPQAETALDGWYRTIKANDPKDFAEMKQLFPAVDKVGKFHVFDIGGNKIRLIAVVMYQAKRVYIRHVLSHKEYDKGHWKEG from the coding sequence ATGCATGTGATCACCCACGCTAGAATTATAGAAGCAATGCACAAGTGGCCACAGGCTGAAACGGCATTAGATGGTTGGTATCGAACCATAAAGGCAAACGATCCGAAAGATTTTGCTGAGATGAAACAGCTCTTTCCAGCTGTCGATAAAGTTGGAAAGTTCCATGTATTCGATATTGGCGGGAACAAGATCCGACTTATTGCCGTCGTGATGTATCAAGCAAAACGTGTGTATATTCGTCATGTCTTGTCCCATAAAGAATATGACAAAGGTCATTGGAAGGAAGGTTAG
- the cadR gene encoding Cd(II)/Pb(II)-responsive transcriptional regulator gives MRIGQLAQSVGVDTQTIRFYERQGLLPPPGRQENGYRVYTEKHVERLAFIRRCRILDLSLAEIHELKRYQDDPHQSCTAVNALLDDHISHVRSQITALQALEKQLVSLRARCNDDREVKACGVLAGISEGSMHQQ, from the coding sequence ATGCGTATTGGTCAGTTGGCACAGTCAGTAGGGGTAGATACACAGACGATCCGCTTCTACGAACGGCAGGGCTTGTTGCCGCCGCCTGGTCGGCAGGAGAACGGTTACCGTGTCTATACCGAGAAACACGTTGAGCGGCTGGCCTTTATTCGTCGCTGCCGCATCCTGGATCTGTCACTGGCAGAAATTCACGAACTAAAGCGCTATCAGGACGACCCTCATCAGTCCTGTACCGCTGTCAATGCCTTGCTCGATGATCACATCTCTCATGTACGCTCGCAGATAACCGCTCTACAGGCGCTTGAGAAACAACTCGTTTCACTAAGAGCGCGTTGCAACGATGACCGGGAAGTTAAGGCGTGTGGGGTTCTTGCTGGAATTAGCGAGGGAAGCATGCATCAGCAGTAG
- a CDS encoding ISNCY family transposase, translating to MSDKELKRLSVLQEICDQRITQSQAAQLLHISERQIRRLLQKYKAQGPAALAHAGRGQISNSKLPEELKLKCLNIVSDQLHGFGPTLAHEKLTTVHGFDLSVETLRSWMIAADLWMPRSKRLKRPYQPRYNRDCFGELIQIDGSHHDWFEGRAAKCCLLVFIDDATGKLQHLRFCESESTFDYMISTRLYVEQHGKPLAFYSDKHSVFRVNQSSKKDTKITQFGRVLSTLANALKQVVLQQRVIHADETPVTIMRMGENDKKPKKGYVWAYATTQYNPVQAVIYDFQDSRSGQHAEAFLKDWQGHLVCDDYSGYKARFKSGQVIEVGCMAHARRKFHELHVTKKSQVAEQALVLIQKLYAIEAELRKKTDGTAEQRREYRQQHSQPVMQQLYEWLNQHQLTVPSSSPTAKAINYTLKRWPALSRYLDNDWYNGCQTLRTPYRPKLSFQIRLICSA from the coding sequence ATGTCGGATAAAGAACTTAAACGATTGTCGGTCTTGCAGGAAATCTGCGATCAACGCATAACTCAATCCCAGGCTGCTCAGCTACTTCATATTTCAGAACGTCAGATCAGACGCTTACTGCAGAAATACAAAGCCCAAGGTCCAGCTGCATTAGCCCATGCCGGTCGTGGCCAAATCAGCAATTCTAAACTTCCTGAAGAACTCAAACTCAAGTGCCTCAATATTGTTTCTGACCAACTCCATGGTTTCGGACCCACTTTAGCGCATGAAAAGCTCACCACCGTACATGGATTCGATCTTTCAGTAGAAACCCTGCGTTCTTGGATGATTGCAGCTGACTTATGGATGCCTCGATCCAAGCGCCTGAAACGACCGTATCAGCCTCGTTACAACCGGGATTGCTTTGGTGAACTGATCCAAATTGATGGCTCACACCATGACTGGTTTGAAGGACGCGCTGCTAAATGCTGTCTGCTGGTGTTTATCGATGATGCTACAGGAAAATTGCAGCATTTACGCTTCTGTGAGTCAGAATCAACCTTTGACTATATGATTTCAACACGCTTATATGTCGAACAGCACGGTAAGCCTTTAGCGTTTTACAGCGACAAACATTCAGTCTTTAGAGTGAATCAAAGCAGCAAGAAAGACACCAAGATTACCCAGTTTGGACGTGTACTCAGCACCCTGGCCAATGCCTTAAAACAGGTGGTGCTGCAACAGCGGGTGATCCATGCCGATGAAACGCCGGTCACCATCATGCGGATGGGTGAGAATGATAAAAAACCGAAGAAAGGTTATGTCTGGGCCTATGCCACTACACAGTACAATCCAGTTCAAGCCGTGATCTATGACTTTCAGGATAGTCGTTCAGGTCAGCATGCTGAAGCGTTCCTGAAAGACTGGCAGGGCCATCTGGTCTGTGATGATTACAGCGGTTATAAAGCACGCTTTAAATCAGGTCAGGTCATTGAGGTGGGCTGCATGGCGCATGCGCGTCGTAAATTCCATGAACTGCATGTGACCAAAAAAAGTCAGGTCGCTGAACAGGCATTAGTGCTGATTCAGAAACTGTATGCCATAGAAGCAGAACTCAGGAAAAAGACCGATGGTACAGCAGAACAGCGCCGCGAATACCGACAACAGCATAGTCAACCGGTGATGCAACAACTGTATGAATGGCTCAACCAACATCAACTGACTGTGCCATCGAGTTCTCCAACCGCCAAGGCGATCAATTACACTCTGAAGCGTTGGCCAGCTTTAAGCCGCTATCTGGATAACGATTGGTATAACGGTTGCCAGACCTTACGCACACCATATCGACCTAAACTTTCTTTCCAAATACGTTTGATTTGCTCTGCATGA
- a CDS encoding aminoglycoside O-phosphotransferase APH(6)-Id, with the protein MFMPPVFPAHWHVSQPVLIADTFSSLVWKVSLPDGTPAIVKGLKPIEDIADELRGADYLVWRNGRGAVRLLGRENNLMLLEYAGERMLSHIVAEHGDYQATEIAAELMAKLYAASEEPLPSALLPIRDRFAALFQRARDDQNAGCQTDYVHAAIIADQMMSNASELRGLHGDLHHENIMFSSRGWLVIDPVGLVGEVGFGAANMFYDPADRDDLCLDPRRIAQMADAFSRALDVDPRRLLDQAYAYGCLSAAWNADGEEEQRDLAIAAAIKQVRQTSY; encoded by the coding sequence ATGTTCATGCCGCCTGTTTTTCCTGCTCATTGGCACGTTTCGCAACCTGTTCTCATTGCGGACACCTTTTCCAGCCTCGTTTGGAAAGTTTCATTGCCAGACGGGACTCCTGCAATCGTCAAGGGATTGAAACCTATAGAAGACATTGCTGATGAACTGCGCGGGGCCGACTATCTGGTATGGCGCAATGGGAGGGGAGCAGTCCGGTTGCTCGGTCGTGAGAACAATCTGATGTTGCTCGAATATGCCGGGGAGCGAATGCTCTCTCACATCGTTGCCGAGCACGGCGACTACCAGGCGACCGAAATTGCAGCGGAACTAATGGCGAAGCTGTATGCCGCATCTGAGGAACCCCTGCCTTCTGCCCTTCTCCCGATCCGGGATCGCTTTGCAGCTTTGTTTCAGCGGGCGCGCGATGATCAAAACGCAGGTTGTCAAACTGACTACGTCCACGCGGCGATTATAGCCGATCAAATGATGAGCAATGCCTCGGAACTGCGTGGGCTACATGGCGATCTGCATCATGAAAACATCATGTTCTCCAGTCGCGGCTGGCTGGTGATAGATCCCGTCGGTCTGGTCGGTGAAGTGGGCTTTGGCGCCGCCAATATGTTCTACGATCCGGCTGACAGAGACGACCTTTGTCTCGATCCTAGACGCATTGCACAGATGGCGGACGCATTCTCTCGTGCGCTGGACGTCGATCCGCGTCGCCTGCTCGACCAGGCGTACGCTTATGGGTGCCTTTCCGCAGCTTGGAACGCGGATGGAGAAGAGGAGCAACGCGATCTAGCTATCGCGGCCGCGATCAAGCAGGTGCGACAGACGTCATACTAG